AAATCAACGCCACCAGAACAAATTGGTGAAAGTAGAACCGATTCTTTTCAATCTCGGATTTGTAGTCTGGATTCCATAACCAAAATTTCGTTTTGCCGGGAATATCACCATGAAGAATATATCTTCGCGTAGCACCGGGGGGGACTTCCCAGTCTATTTCATTGGACATGGCATCCTCAGGAGCAATCTCAGTATCGTCGGAGCCGATGAGTCTTAAATTAAACGGTATGTCCAACTTCGGATATGTCGCAATATGAAAAATATCGGGGTGGGAAAGTTCTAGCGTCAGATACATGGTCTCATCACCCGTATTCTGAATTGCAAAATCATATATATCCTGTCGAACCCGCTTAATATGTTGGGTGAAATCAATGTAACGCATATTGCTGGAGACAAGCACAACGTCAACCGCCAAGGCTTTAGACGGAAACAAAGCCTGTGCCGGTAGCAATGCAAGGAAACACAAAAATACCGGAAGAGCATGTCGTAACATCCGGATAAAAAATACAGCCACACTATCCGATAGTCTTTTCATTGTATTAGCTTATCATGGAATACCGGCAAAGTTAAAAGCCGTTAGTCTTCCAACCGCATCAAAAGCTGTTTTTTTGGCGAACAAAATCTTGAACTCTAGCAAGTTCATTTGGATAAGTTTCGTATGCTTCGTCTTGCTTCATCATGACTTGCACCCGTTCTGGGGTAGCGATAATTTCCTCAGCAGAACGATGGCAGGCTTTTTCGACTGAAGCCGGAAATTTTGCGGGATGCGCAGTCGCCAAGGTAACAATGGGTGTGGAAGTTGGTACATCACTTCGCAATGCAGCGCCGTAACCGACCGCGGTGTGCGGGTCAAGCAACATTCCGTCCGCCTCAAACATATCCTTGATGATTTTGGCAGTCTCACCTTCATCAACACGCTCAGCAGCAAAGCTCCCACGCATAACTTCGAGTACATTTGGAGAGAGGGAGAATTTACGTTTCTCTGCCAATTCACCCATGAGGCGGCAAACCTCATCAGCATTCCGACCCGTGGCCTCAAACAACAAGCGTTCAAAATTACTCGACACCTGAATATCCATGCTCGGACTCGAAGAAGCAACAACATCCCCGATTTCATAAATGCCTGTCTTCAAAACGCGCGCAAGGATGTCATTTATATTTGTCGCAATCATGAGTTGCGCGATTGGAAGGCCCATCTGCTTAGCAACATATCCAGCAAAAATATCACCGAAATTACCTGTCGGAACAGAAAAGGCAATTTCTTTGTCAGGCACTCCCAGTTGGGCTGACGCAGTGAAATAATAAACGGTTTGCGCCATGACGCGCGCCCAATTAATTGAATTCACACCAGCAAGACCGGTTTCATGACGGAAATCCGCATCGTTAAACATATCTTTGACAAGCGCCTGACAATCATCAAACGTACCATCAATTGCTAGAGCGTGAACATTCTCATCCGTTGGGGTTGTCATTTGTTTTCTTTGAACATCCGACACGCGCCCTTCGGGAAAGAAAATGAAAATATCTATATTTTCTCGTCCGCGAAACGCCTCAATCGCAGCGCCGCCCGTATCACCTGAAGTCGCACCGATAATTGTTGCGCGTCGCCCACGGCGTGCCAGAGCTTCATCCATCAAACGAGCAAGAAGTTGCATAGCAACATCTTTAAAGGCCAATGTCGGCCCATGGAAAAGTTCCAGCAAATAATGCTGACCACCCAAAGGGATAACGGGCGCAACTTCAGGAACTTCAAATGCCTGATAAGCGGCCTCCAAAATTTCTCTGAAACGGTCATTATTGGGTGTGCCGCCAATGAAGGGGTTTAAGACCTCATAGGCAACCTCAGCATAGGGTTTATATTTGAAACTCGTGAGTGTCTCACGGGATAGACGTGGCCAGCTTTCTGGCACATAAAGACCACCATCCGCAGCCAGACCCGCCAGAAGCGTATCTTCAAAATCAAGAACCGGTGCGGTGCCGCGTGTGCTGATATATTTCACTACTCTGTCTCGTTTTCAGGTTTCGCACGATTGGTTTGCTTTATGAGCCACTGCACATAAACAATTACAAGCGCCAAGGCAAGACCGTACCATGTAACAACATATTCTAAATGACGATTCGGTAAATTGACCCGCGTTTGTCCGCCAATAGGAGATTGTACAGGAAAAATATTTTCCGGGGTTTCTAGGCTATCAACAAAAAAGGGGGCAATCGACCAGCTATTCTCCTCATAGCCAGCATTTTGAGCCATGGCAGCGACATCTTTCACAAACCAAAGTTTCTTACCCGGTTCATTAGGGGGATCAAAAATATTGCGCTCACCAGGCCAGACCATCAACCCTTCCAAACGAACCTCACCTGAAATCTGACCGGCTTGCCGGGAAGCAGGGGCTTTCTGGGATGCTGGAACATAGCCGCGATTGACCATGACAATCCGGTCATCCCCTATCACAAAAGGTGTAATGACCTGATAGCCAGGACCGAATTTTTCGTGATGCGCAAACCAGAACTGCTCGGCCTGATGATCAAAAGCACCCTTAACAAAAACACGTTGATACACATAGTCATCGGATGAAAGGCCTTGCCATTCGCGTGACGTTGGAATGCTCTGAACTGGAGTGGCAAGACGCGCTTCAATCACCTCAATAAGGTTTTTTTTCCATGTCAGACGTTCCATCTGCCAATTGCCAAGACTTACAAGAAATGCAAAGACTGGCAGACAGACCAGCGTCGGTATCAAATATAGCCTTAACTGCGTCATCACTTAATCCGCAAAAAAAGAGGGCATTACTCACCCTCATTGTGCTTTTTTTCATTACCCTTGTGAAGTCTGCCTTCATGCGCATTATGCCGATATTGGGAA
This sequence is a window from Candidatus Micropelagos thuwalensis. Protein-coding genes within it:
- the thrC gene encoding threonine synthase, with protein sequence MKYISTRGTAPVLDFEDTLLAGLAADGGLYVPESWPRLSRETLTSFKYKPYAEVAYEVLNPFIGGTPNNDRFREILEAAYQAFEVPEVAPVIPLGGQHYLLELFHGPTLAFKDVAMQLLARLMDEALARRGRRATIIGATSGDTGGAAIEAFRGRENIDIFIFFPEGRVSDVQRKQMTTPTDENVHALAIDGTFDDCQALVKDMFNDADFRHETGLAGVNSINWARVMAQTVYYFTASAQLGVPDKEIAFSVPTGNFGDIFAGYVAKQMGLPIAQLMIATNINDILARVLKTGIYEIGDVVASSSPSMDIQVSSNFERLLFEATGRNADEVCRLMGELAEKRKFSLSPNVLEVMRGSFAAERVDEGETAKIIKDMFEADGMLLDPHTAVGYGAALRSDVPTSTPIVTLATAHPAKFPASVEKACHRSAEEIIATPERVQVMMKQDEAYETYPNELARVQDFVRQKNSF
- a CDS encoding peptidase S41, translating into MKRLSDSVAVFFIRMLRHALPVFLCFLALLPAQALFPSKALAVDVVLVSSNMRYIDFTQHIKRVRQDIYDFAIQNTGDETMYLTLELSHPDIFHIATYPKLDIPFNLRLIGSDDTEIAPEDAMSNEIDWEVPPGATRRYILHGDIPGKTKFWLWNPDYKSEIEKNRFYFHQFVLVALIFVAMLALVVAHLRNRRRLIIPSLFALSFVVIMLVRWQIFMNYLDMNDLRLAMVLMSVALIIAHFSLMDMSAVSKRYWRRVILNVDTILLVVILGWVTQFFYPDFLGAMTVDWLEMFLVIPSILLCLAVVISLKLPEN
- a CDS encoding SURF1 family protein; the protein is MTQLRLYLIPTLVCLPVFAFLVSLGNWQMERLTWKKNLIEVIEARLATPVQSIPTSREWQGLSSDDYVYQRVFVKGAFDHQAEQFWFAHHEKFGPGYQVITPFVIGDDRIVMVNRGYVPASQKAPASRQAGQISGEVRLEGLMVWPGERNIFDPPNEPGKKLWFVKDVAAMAQNAGYEENSWSIAPFFVDSLETPENIFPVQSPIGGQTRVNLPNRHLEYVVTWYGLALALVIVYVQWLIKQTNRAKPENETE